A part of Jiangella alba genomic DNA contains:
- the gabT gene encoding 4-aminobutyrate--2-oxoglutarate transaminase: protein MPLTQIRKVVTAIPGPRSVALMTRKARAVAPGVATTMPVFAVEAAGGIVRDADDNQLIDLGSGIAVTTVGVSAPRVVEAVAAQAAAFTHTCFMVTPYEAYVQVAEALNRLTPGRHEKRTVLFNSGAEAVENAVKIARTFTGKQAVVVFDHAYHGRTNLTMAMTAKSAPYKNGFGPFAPEVYRAPLSYPYRDGVTDGAAAARRAIDVIETQVRAENLAAVVIEPIQGEGGFIVPAPGFLAALADWCRANGVVFVADEVQSGLARTGAMYACEHEDVVPDLVVTAKGVADGLPLSAVTGRAEIMDAPKAGGLGGTYGGNPLACAAALATIATIEADGLIERAQKVGDVLRDRLERLAATDPRIGDVRGRGAMMAVELVGPDGAPDAALARAVAADCHARGVIVLTCGTYGNVLRLLPPLVIDDELLHDGLDVLEEALGGQP from the coding sequence ATGCCGCTCACCCAGATCCGGAAGGTCGTGACGGCCATCCCCGGCCCGCGATCGGTCGCGTTGATGACCCGCAAGGCCCGGGCGGTCGCGCCCGGCGTGGCGACGACGATGCCGGTCTTCGCCGTCGAGGCGGCCGGCGGCATCGTGCGCGACGCCGACGACAACCAGCTGATCGACCTCGGGTCGGGCATCGCCGTGACGACGGTCGGCGTCAGCGCGCCGCGGGTGGTCGAGGCCGTCGCGGCGCAGGCGGCCGCGTTCACCCACACCTGCTTCATGGTGACGCCGTACGAGGCGTACGTGCAGGTGGCCGAGGCCCTGAACCGGCTGACGCCGGGCCGGCACGAGAAGCGCACCGTGCTGTTCAACTCCGGTGCCGAGGCGGTCGAGAACGCCGTCAAGATCGCCCGCACGTTCACCGGCAAGCAGGCCGTCGTCGTGTTCGACCACGCCTACCACGGCCGCACCAACCTCACGATGGCCATGACGGCCAAGTCGGCGCCGTACAAGAACGGCTTCGGCCCGTTCGCGCCCGAGGTGTACCGCGCGCCGCTGTCCTACCCGTACCGCGACGGCGTCACCGACGGCGCCGCGGCCGCGCGGCGGGCGATCGACGTCATCGAGACGCAGGTCCGGGCCGAGAACCTGGCCGCCGTCGTCATCGAGCCGATCCAGGGCGAGGGCGGGTTCATCGTCCCGGCGCCGGGCTTCCTCGCGGCGCTGGCCGACTGGTGCCGCGCGAACGGCGTGGTCTTCGTGGCCGACGAGGTGCAGTCCGGCCTCGCCCGCACCGGGGCCATGTACGCGTGCGAGCACGAGGACGTCGTCCCGGATCTCGTCGTGACGGCGAAGGGGGTCGCCGACGGGCTGCCGCTGTCGGCCGTCACCGGGCGCGCCGAGATCATGGACGCGCCGAAGGCCGGCGGCCTGGGCGGCACCTACGGCGGCAACCCGCTGGCCTGCGCCGCCGCGCTCGCCACCATCGCCACGATCGAGGCCGACGGGCTGATCGAGCGCGCGCAGAAGGTGGGTGACGTGCTCCGCGACCGGCTGGAACGGCTGGCCGCCACCGACCCGCGCATCGGCGACGTCCGGGGGCGCGGCGCGATGATGGCGGTCGAGCTGGTCGGCCCGGACGGCGCACCGGACGCCGCGCTGGCCCGGGCCGTGGCCGCGGACTGCCACGCCCGCGGCGTCATCGTGCTGACCTGCGGCACCTACGGCAACGTGCTGCGCTTGCTGCCCCCACTGGTGATCGACGACGAGCTGCTGCACGACGGACTGGACGTGCTCGAAGAGGCCCTGGGAGGCCAGCCGTGA
- a CDS encoding amidase, which translates to MSDIAALDAVGQAELVRSGDVTPHELLDAAIKRIEQVNPQVNAVITTMYDEAAAQIEAGLPDGPFTGVPFLLKDGGAVGYAGTRLTSGSRYLLDNVSAEDGPLTRRYRAAGLVCSGKTNLPEFGLQPTTEPEAFGPTRNPWNPALTAGGSSGGAAAAVATRMVPMANASDSGGSIRIPASCCGVFGMKPTRLRIASARRHLGVSMRMAFLSENSITVSVRDSAALLDATAGPAPGDPFIAPRPERPYLEEVSRDPGRLRIVVSRRSPMGTPLDADTLAAVDDAARLCESLGHIVEEGVPTLDVGGLAGPFAAVSAGGLAWDIARLERSTGKPAVEELFEPATWELIQRGRSTTTSVSDFMDALAELQTLCDELAAFQAPYDLWLTPTTGSTPPPLGTFASTADDPTRGMRASAGFVAFTSLINVSGQPAMTVPLYWTDDGVPIGAHFVGPYGDEGMLFRLAAQLEQARPWAGRIPPLGVAA; encoded by the coding sequence ATGAGTGACATCGCCGCACTGGATGCCGTCGGACAGGCCGAGCTGGTCCGTTCCGGCGACGTGACCCCACACGAACTGCTCGACGCGGCGATCAAGCGCATCGAGCAGGTCAACCCGCAGGTCAACGCCGTCATCACCACGATGTACGACGAGGCCGCGGCACAGATCGAGGCAGGACTGCCGGACGGCCCGTTCACGGGCGTGCCGTTCCTGCTCAAGGACGGCGGCGCCGTCGGGTACGCCGGCACCAGGCTGACGTCCGGCAGCCGCTACCTGCTCGACAACGTCTCCGCCGAGGACGGGCCGCTCACCCGCAGGTACCGAGCGGCCGGGCTGGTCTGCTCCGGCAAGACCAACCTGCCCGAGTTCGGCCTGCAGCCGACCACCGAGCCGGAGGCGTTCGGCCCCACCCGCAACCCGTGGAACCCCGCGCTGACGGCCGGCGGGTCCAGCGGCGGCGCGGCCGCCGCGGTCGCGACCCGCATGGTGCCGATGGCCAACGCCAGCGACAGCGGCGGGTCCATCCGGATCCCCGCGTCGTGCTGCGGCGTCTTCGGCATGAAGCCGACGCGGCTGCGCATCGCGTCGGCGCGCCGGCACCTCGGCGTCTCCATGCGCATGGCGTTCCTCAGCGAGAACTCCATCACGGTGTCGGTGCGCGACTCCGCGGCACTGCTGGACGCCACCGCCGGGCCGGCGCCCGGCGACCCGTTCATCGCGCCGCGGCCGGAGCGGCCGTACCTCGAGGAGGTGTCCCGCGACCCGGGCCGGCTGCGCATCGTCGTCAGCCGCCGCTCGCCGATGGGCACGCCGCTCGACGCCGACACGCTGGCCGCCGTCGACGACGCCGCCCGGTTGTGCGAGAGCCTGGGCCACATCGTCGAGGAGGGCGTGCCCACCCTCGACGTCGGTGGCCTGGCCGGCCCGTTCGCCGCCGTCTCGGCCGGCGGGCTGGCCTGGGACATTGCCCGGCTGGAACGCTCGACGGGCAAGCCGGCCGTCGAGGAGCTGTTCGAGCCGGCCACCTGGGAGCTGATCCAGCGCGGCCGGTCGACGACCACCTCCGTCAGCGACTTCATGGACGCCCTGGCCGAGTTGCAGACGCTGTGCGACGAGCTGGCCGCGTTCCAGGCGCCGTACGACCTGTGGCTCACCCCGACCACGGGCAGCACGCCGCCGCCGCTGGGCACGTTCGCCTCGACGGCCGACGACCCCACCCGTGGCATGCGCGCGTCGGCCGGCTTCGTCGCGTTCACCTCGCTCATCAACGTCAGCGGCCAGCCGGCCATGACCGTGCCGCTGTACTGGACCGACGACGGCGTGCCGATCGGCGCGCACTTCGTGGGCCCCTACGGCGACGAGGGGATGTTGTTCCGCCTCGCCGCGCAACTCGAGCAGGCCCGCCCGTGGGCCGGCCGTATCCCGCCACTCGGCGTCGCCGCCTGA
- a CDS encoding MerR family transcriptional regulator: MSVSIGQAAARFDLAPSTLRWWESQGVLPPPSRHNGRRAYTETDLRRIGLAYLCCVTGAMPLDQAAIVTSASRNQDWQQAVQRHADVVEERIERLRRAQAYLLHLLQCPDDDIVRDCPHLDDELLRHVPAGRDETRDETAAASGQCVVCAAPLTQPARGRPRRYCSPACRQRRYRVSAS, translated from the coding sequence ATGAGCGTCTCCATCGGCCAGGCCGCCGCCCGCTTCGACCTCGCGCCGTCGACCCTGCGGTGGTGGGAGTCCCAGGGCGTGCTGCCCCCGCCGTCGCGCCACAACGGCCGGCGCGCCTACACCGAGACCGACCTGCGCCGCATCGGCCTCGCCTACCTGTGCTGCGTCACCGGCGCGATGCCGCTCGACCAGGCCGCCATCGTCACGTCGGCGAGCCGGAACCAGGACTGGCAGCAGGCGGTGCAGCGCCATGCCGACGTGGTCGAGGAGCGCATCGAGCGGCTGCGCCGGGCCCAGGCGTACCTGCTGCACCTGCTCCAGTGCCCCGACGACGACATCGTCCGCGACTGCCCCCACCTCGACGACGAACTGCTCCGGCACGTCCCGGCCGGGCGTGACGAAACGCGTGACGAAACCGCTGCCGCCTCCGGCCAGTGCGTCGTCTGTGCGGCGCCGCTCACCCAACCGGCCCGCGGCCGGCCCCGCCGGTACTGCTCGCCCGCCTGCCGGCAGCGGCGCTACCGCGTGTCGGCGTCCTGA
- a CDS encoding LysR family transcriptional regulator, whose amino-acid sequence MELRVLRYFVATADVGTASGAAAELHLTQPALSRQLRQLERELGADLFARVRGRLVLSAAGREFLPIARDLLVRAEHARQAAAELAAGRLGHIALAAPTTTLTDVLAPFLATLRDDDPVPTVIESGPDDAYAALDRGVDLVIVTERPHRDLARAAIAVLPVFAYVRADHPWSGRPHIALDDLATMPVVVLPPHLKPRQILDGALHQAGLALESAVETSNAQVAQALAAAGRGAAIVTDDPRFGLHPLEILHSGAALRIHLWAAWRPSHHASPTLASFAARLRRFCAERYGPQVLPPS is encoded by the coding sequence ATGGAGCTCCGGGTGCTGCGCTACTTCGTCGCCACCGCCGACGTCGGCACGGCCAGCGGCGCGGCGGCCGAGCTGCACCTGACCCAGCCGGCGCTCTCGCGGCAGCTGCGTCAGCTCGAACGCGAGCTGGGCGCCGACCTGTTCGCCCGGGTCCGCGGCCGGCTGGTGCTCAGCGCGGCGGGCCGCGAGTTCCTGCCCATCGCGCGCGACCTGCTGGTGCGGGCCGAGCACGCCAGGCAGGCGGCGGCCGAGCTGGCCGCCGGGCGGCTCGGCCACATCGCGCTGGCCGCGCCGACCACCACGCTGACCGACGTGCTGGCGCCGTTCCTCGCCACCCTCCGCGACGACGACCCCGTCCCGACCGTCATCGAGTCCGGCCCCGACGACGCCTACGCGGCCCTCGACCGCGGCGTCGACCTCGTCATCGTCACCGAGCGGCCGCACCGCGACCTGGCCCGCGCGGCCATCGCCGTCCTGCCGGTGTTCGCCTACGTCCGCGCCGACCACCCCTGGTCCGGCCGCCCGCACATCGCCCTCGACGACCTCGCCACCATGCCGGTCGTCGTGCTGCCGCCGCACCTCAAGCCCCGGCAGATCCTCGACGGCGCGCTGCACCAGGCCGGGCTCGCGCTGGAATCGGCTGTCGAGACCTCCAACGCCCAGGTCGCCCAGGCCCTCGCCGCCGCCGGCCGCGGCGCCGCCATCGTCACCGACGACCCCCGGTTCGGCCTGCACCCGCTGGAGATCCTGCACAGCGGTGCCGCGTTGCGCATCCACCTCTGGGCCGCGTGGCGGCCCAGCCACCACGCCTCACCCACCCTCGCGTCGTTCGCTGCCCGGCTGCGCCGCTTCTGCGCCGAGCGCTACGGCCCCCAAGTGCTGCCACCCTCCTGA
- a CDS encoding primary-amine oxidase produces MTVHPLDPLTAEEIDRVRELLTSEHGVGADWRYASIEAVEPAKADLAAYANGGPLPPRRAEVICFQRRDGSTFRARVDLAAASVESFEPVPGVQPNFTIDEWEECDAMLRHHPSVLTALAARGITDLSAVFIDTWTYGGALVPDAYAGRRLGWSDVWVRRVAGGNPYAGPVNGLHFVVDVGAMELLEIEDTYAVPRPEIMGEYRPHLLPEALRGHRPPRAPLEVTQPDGPGFSVDGQEVSWQNWRLRVGFNHREGLTLHQVGYRDAGRERSVAHKLSFAEMMVPYRDPGVDHYRRTAFDIGEWGLGFLTQSLKLGCDCLGEIRYLDAVMHDSAGRPYTIPNAICLHEEDSAVGWKHVDHDGTAEVRRQRRFVVSFHVTVANYEYLTYWRFYEDGSIECEVRATGIMVVSHVPEGAAHPHGTLVDTRTYAPIHQHFVVARLDLDVDGTDNTVVRSETVTDPIGPANPYGLGVRQVKAPFVVEGPDDYAWETQRAWSVVNPGSLNAHGTPVGYKLVPGAAIPSFFDPASPVFRRAEVVGHTVWVTPHDPDQRWPAGEFVNQGGPGMGMPEWVSARRATDRTDVVLWYVFGIHHVPRPEDWPVMPVDTISFWLKPSGFFDRNPALDVEPHPAPHCHAPVTPPPTST; encoded by the coding sequence GTGACCGTGCACCCGCTGGACCCACTGACGGCGGAAGAGATCGACCGCGTCCGGGAGCTGCTGACGTCGGAGCACGGCGTCGGCGCGGACTGGCGGTACGCCTCGATCGAGGCCGTCGAGCCGGCCAAGGCCGACCTGGCGGCCTACGCGAACGGCGGGCCGCTGCCGCCCCGGCGCGCCGAGGTGATCTGCTTCCAGCGCCGCGACGGCTCGACGTTCCGCGCCCGGGTCGACCTCGCCGCCGCGTCCGTCGAGTCGTTCGAGCCGGTGCCCGGCGTGCAGCCGAACTTCACCATCGACGAGTGGGAAGAGTGCGACGCCATGCTCCGCCACCACCCCTCCGTGTTGACGGCGCTGGCGGCTCGCGGCATCACCGACCTGTCGGCGGTGTTCATCGACACCTGGACCTACGGCGGCGCCCTGGTGCCCGACGCGTACGCCGGGCGCCGGCTGGGCTGGTCGGACGTGTGGGTGCGGCGGGTGGCCGGCGGCAACCCGTACGCGGGCCCCGTCAACGGGCTGCACTTCGTCGTCGACGTCGGCGCGATGGAACTGCTGGAGATCGAGGACACCTACGCGGTGCCGCGGCCCGAGATCATGGGCGAGTATCGCCCGCACCTGCTGCCCGAGGCGTTGCGCGGCCACCGCCCACCGCGTGCGCCGCTGGAGGTGACCCAGCCCGACGGCCCCGGGTTCAGCGTCGACGGGCAGGAGGTCAGCTGGCAGAACTGGCGGCTGCGGGTCGGGTTCAACCACCGCGAGGGCCTGACGCTGCACCAGGTCGGCTACCGCGACGCCGGCCGCGAACGCAGCGTCGCGCACAAGCTCTCGTTCGCCGAGATGATGGTCCCGTACCGCGACCCCGGCGTCGACCACTACCGTCGCACCGCCTTCGACATCGGTGAGTGGGGCCTGGGCTTCCTCACCCAGTCGCTGAAGCTGGGCTGCGACTGCCTGGGCGAGATCCGCTACCTCGACGCGGTGATGCACGACTCGGCCGGCCGGCCGTACACCATCCCGAACGCGATCTGCCTGCACGAGGAGGACTCCGCCGTCGGCTGGAAGCACGTCGACCACGACGGCACCGCGGAGGTGCGGCGGCAGCGCCGGTTCGTGGTGTCCTTCCACGTCACCGTCGCCAACTACGAGTACCTGACGTACTGGCGGTTCTACGAGGACGGCAGCATCGAGTGCGAGGTGCGCGCGACCGGCATCATGGTGGTCTCGCACGTCCCCGAGGGCGCCGCCCATCCGCACGGCACGCTCGTCGACACCCGCACCTACGCGCCCATCCACCAGCACTTCGTCGTCGCCCGGCTGGACCTCGACGTCGACGGGACGGACAACACGGTGGTCCGCTCGGAGACGGTGACCGACCCGATCGGCCCGGCGAACCCGTACGGGCTGGGCGTCCGGCAGGTGAAGGCGCCGTTCGTCGTCGAGGGGCCGGACGACTACGCGTGGGAGACCCAGCGTGCGTGGTCCGTCGTCAACCCGGGCTCGCTGAACGCGCACGGCACGCCGGTCGGCTACAAGCTGGTCCCGGGCGCGGCCATCCCGTCCTTCTTCGACCCCGCGTCGCCGGTGTTCCGGCGCGCCGAGGTGGTCGGGCACACCGTCTGGGTCACGCCGCACGACCCGGACCAGCGCTGGCCGGCCGGCGAGTTCGTCAACCAGGGCGGCCCCGGCATGGGCATGCCCGAGTGGGTGTCGGCGCGACGCGCGACCGACCGCACCGACGTGGTGCTGTGGTACGTGTTCGGCATCCACCACGTCCCGCGTCCCGAGGACTGGCCGGTGATGCCGGTCGACACGATCTCGTTCTGGCTCAAGCCGTCGGGATTCTTCGACCGCAACCCCGCGCTGGACGTCGAGCCACACCCGGCGCCGCACTGTCACGCACCGGTCACACCGCCCCCCACGAGTACGTGA
- a CDS encoding Lrp/AsnC family transcriptional regulator, giving the protein MVNGSRPQQVELDEIDKAIIRVLQVDGRIAYSKLGPQVGLSRAAARQRVQRLIDSGAIEVVAVSEPLKMGFDVQAMIGINVDGDLQEVASALAAVEEVVYVVLSAGRYDILVEVLGRDPGELLRILNDVIRRTPGVRSTELFTYLKIEKVTYSWGAV; this is encoded by the coding sequence GTGGTCAACGGATCGCGTCCGCAGCAGGTCGAGCTCGACGAGATCGACAAGGCGATCATCCGCGTCCTCCAGGTCGACGGACGCATCGCGTACTCCAAGCTGGGCCCCCAGGTGGGGCTCTCGCGCGCGGCCGCCCGGCAACGCGTCCAGCGCCTCATCGACAGCGGCGCCATCGAGGTGGTGGCCGTCTCCGAGCCGCTCAAGATGGGCTTCGACGTCCAGGCGATGATCGGCATCAACGTCGACGGCGACCTCCAGGAGGTCGCGTCGGCGCTGGCGGCGGTCGAGGAGGTCGTCTACGTGGTGCTGTCGGCCGGGCGCTACGACATCCTCGTCGAGGTGCTCGGCCGCGACCCGGGCGAACTGCTGCGCATCCTCAACGACGTCATCCGGCGCACCCCAGGGGTGCGCAGCACCGAGCTGTTCACCTACCTGAAGATCGAGAAGGTCACGTACTCGTGGGGGGCGGTGTGA
- a CDS encoding aminobutyraldehyde dehydrogenase, translated as MTTVQNFVGGESAPAASGATMPLVDPSTGETYGDAPLSGEADVAAAYEAAAKAFTGWRRSTPAERQKALLGIADEVERHADELVAAEGRDTGKPAHLTAAEEIPPMADQLRFFAGAARVLEGRSAGEYLAGHTSWVRREPIGVIGQVTPWNYPMMMAVWKFAPAIAAGNTVVLKPSDTTPVTTVLLAELAARHLPPGVLNVVAGDRGTGAAVVSHPAAQMVSITGSVAAGRAVAAGAGERLQRTHLELGGKAPVIVFPDADLAAAAATIAEAGYFNAGQDCTAATRVLVHESAAADFTAALTGEAAQARTTYGAQPGDEDAWIPPVNNAQQLDRVLGAIARTPDHATVTTGGGRQGSTGFYVEPTVIAGLRQDDWLTQHEIFGPVITVQTFRTEDEAVELANGVEYGLASSVWTANVQVALRVSAELDFGCVWINTHIPLVAEMPHGGFKSSGHGKDLSVYGLEDYTRIKHVMASLG; from the coding sequence ATGACCACGGTCCAGAACTTCGTCGGCGGCGAGTCGGCGCCGGCCGCGTCGGGCGCGACGATGCCCCTGGTCGATCCGTCCACCGGCGAGACCTACGGCGACGCGCCGCTGTCCGGCGAGGCCGACGTCGCCGCCGCCTACGAGGCGGCGGCGAAGGCGTTCACCGGGTGGCGGCGCAGCACGCCGGCCGAGCGGCAGAAGGCCCTGCTCGGCATCGCCGACGAGGTCGAGCGGCATGCCGACGAGCTGGTGGCGGCCGAGGGCCGCGACACCGGCAAGCCGGCGCACCTCACCGCGGCCGAGGAGATCCCGCCGATGGCCGACCAGCTGCGCTTCTTCGCCGGCGCGGCCCGCGTGCTCGAGGGCCGGTCCGCGGGGGAGTACCTGGCGGGCCACACCTCGTGGGTGCGGCGCGAGCCGATCGGTGTGATCGGCCAGGTGACGCCGTGGAACTACCCGATGATGATGGCCGTCTGGAAGTTCGCCCCGGCCATCGCGGCCGGCAACACGGTGGTGCTCAAGCCGAGCGACACCACGCCTGTGACGACGGTGCTGCTGGCCGAGCTGGCCGCACGGCACCTGCCGCCGGGCGTGCTGAACGTCGTCGCCGGCGACCGCGGCACCGGCGCGGCCGTCGTCTCCCATCCGGCGGCGCAGATGGTCTCGATCACCGGCTCGGTCGCGGCCGGACGCGCGGTGGCGGCCGGCGCCGGCGAGCGGCTGCAGCGCACGCACCTGGAGCTGGGCGGCAAGGCGCCGGTCATCGTCTTCCCCGACGCCGACCTCGCGGCCGCCGCCGCGACCATCGCCGAGGCCGGCTACTTCAACGCCGGCCAGGACTGCACCGCCGCCACCCGCGTGCTCGTGCACGAGTCGGCCGCCGCCGACTTCACCGCGGCACTGACGGGCGAGGCGGCGCAGGCGCGGACCACGTACGGCGCGCAGCCCGGCGACGAGGACGCCTGGATCCCGCCGGTGAACAACGCCCAGCAGCTCGACCGCGTCCTCGGCGCCATCGCCCGGACGCCCGACCACGCCACCGTGACCACCGGCGGCGGCCGCCAGGGCAGCACCGGCTTCTACGTCGAGCCGACCGTCATCGCCGGCCTGCGCCAGGACGACTGGCTCACCCAGCACGAGATCTTCGGCCCGGTCATCACGGTGCAGACGTTCCGCACCGAGGACGAGGCCGTCGAGCTGGCCAACGGCGTCGAGTACGGCCTGGCCTCCTCGGTGTGGACGGCGAACGTGCAGGTGGCGCTGCGGGTCTCGGCCGAGCTGGACTTCGGCTGCGTCTGGATCAACACCCACATCCCGCTGGTCGCGGAGATGCCGCACGGGGGGTTCAAGTCCTCCGGCCACGGCAAGGACCTCTCGGTCTACGGCCTGGAGGACTACACCCGCATCAAGCACGTCATGGCGTCGCTGGGCTGA
- a CDS encoding NAD-dependent succinate-semialdehyde dehydrogenase, with amino-acid sequence MTTVTTTGLVAHLDQLDPANGVFVGGRWRPAAATFAVDDPATGAVLAAVSNATVQDAADAVTAAAAAAPGWRRTAPRQRAEALRRAYELMTADADRLATLIAAENGKSLADAAGEVTYAAEFFRWFSEETARTSGSYGESPAGDTRIVVTHRPVGVAALVTPWNFPAAMATRKIAPALAAGCTVVLKPASQTPLTALAIARILAAAGVPDGVVNVVPTTDSRGVVAAWLADPRVRKISFTGSTEVGRALLKQAADRVVNSSMELGGNAPFIVTEDADLDEAVAGAMVAKFRNGGQACTAANRFYVHERVAGAFVAKLGAAVEALTVGPAATGAQIGPLISATAVADVQALVNAAVAGGATVTHRAAVPAGLTGHFVAPLVLSDVPPDSPVVTEEIFGPVAPVVTWRHEDELLGMVNGSEYGLAAYVYAGDLRRALRLAEAVDAGMVGVGRGLVSDPAAPFGGVKQSGLGREGARQGLEEFTETQYFSIGWSGA; translated from the coding sequence GTGACCACCGTGACGACGACCGGCCTGGTCGCTCACCTCGACCAGCTCGACCCGGCCAACGGCGTCTTCGTCGGCGGCCGCTGGCGCCCCGCGGCGGCCACGTTCGCCGTCGACGACCCGGCGACCGGCGCCGTCCTGGCCGCCGTCAGCAACGCGACAGTGCAGGACGCCGCCGACGCCGTGACCGCGGCGGCGGCGGCCGCTCCCGGCTGGCGGCGCACGGCGCCCCGGCAGCGGGCGGAGGCGCTGCGCCGCGCCTACGAGCTGATGACGGCCGACGCGGACCGGCTGGCGACGCTGATCGCGGCCGAGAACGGCAAGTCGCTGGCCGACGCGGCCGGCGAGGTCACCTACGCCGCGGAGTTCTTCCGCTGGTTCTCCGAGGAGACGGCCCGGACGTCGGGCAGCTACGGCGAGTCCCCGGCCGGCGACACCCGCATCGTCGTGACGCACCGGCCGGTGGGCGTCGCCGCGCTGGTCACGCCGTGGAACTTCCCCGCGGCGATGGCCACCCGCAAGATCGCGCCGGCGCTCGCGGCCGGGTGCACGGTGGTGCTCAAGCCGGCGTCGCAGACCCCGCTGACGGCGCTCGCCATCGCCCGCATCCTGGCCGCGGCCGGCGTCCCCGACGGCGTCGTGAACGTGGTCCCGACGACGGACTCCCGCGGCGTCGTCGCCGCGTGGCTGGCCGACCCGCGGGTCCGCAAGATCTCCTTCACCGGCTCGACCGAGGTCGGGCGGGCGCTGCTCAAGCAGGCCGCGGACCGGGTGGTGAACTCGTCGATGGAGCTGGGCGGGAACGCCCCGTTCATCGTCACCGAGGACGCCGACCTCGACGAGGCGGTCGCCGGAGCGATGGTGGCGAAGTTCCGCAACGGCGGGCAGGCCTGCACGGCCGCCAACCGGTTCTACGTCCACGAGCGGGTGGCCGGCGCGTTCGTCGCGAAGCTCGGCGCGGCCGTCGAGGCCCTGACGGTCGGCCCGGCCGCGACCGGCGCGCAGATCGGCCCGCTCATCTCGGCCACCGCGGTCGCGGACGTGCAGGCGCTGGTCAACGCCGCCGTCGCCGGTGGCGCGACCGTGACCCACCGGGCCGCCGTGCCCGCGGGGCTGACCGGGCACTTCGTCGCGCCGCTCGTGCTGAGCGACGTGCCGCCGGACTCGCCGGTCGTCACCGAGGAGATCTTCGGGCCGGTCGCGCCGGTCGTGACGTGGCGACACGAGGACGAGCTGCTGGGCATGGTGAACGGCAGCGAGTACGGTCTGGCCGCGTACGTCTACGCCGGTGACCTGCGGCGGGCGCTGCGCCTGGCCGAGGCCGTCGACGCGGGCATGGTCGGCGTGGGCCGCGGGCTGGTCTCCGACCCGGCGGCGCCGTTCGGCGGCGTGAAGCAGAGCGGGCTCGGCCGGGAGGGCGCCCGGCAGGGCCTGGAGGAGTTCACCGAGACCCAGTACTTCAGCATCGGATGGAGCGGCGCATGA